Proteins encoded within one genomic window of Merismopedia glauca CCAP 1448/3:
- a CDS encoding esterase/lipase family protein has translation METYNSDRHPVLLIPGLNDTARIFRQMSTHLQYSGWEVHIVEVFPSNGKLGIDKLAIQVDNYVKSHFSPTQALDLVGLSMGGIIGRYYIQKMGGIERIKRYISLASPHQGTIIAYFSQTPAAIQMRPNSALLTELNQDSTWLAKLDVTSIWTPWDLMIVPAYSSRLPVTQEEVLHVSFHGLVARNKAVIAAVIKSLSQKLGASDRNIAIE, from the coding sequence ATGGAGACATATAATAGCGATCGCCATCCAGTATTACTCATCCCTGGTTTAAACGATACCGCCAGGATTTTCCGTCAGATGTCTACCCACCTCCAATATAGTGGGTGGGAGGTACATATTGTGGAAGTATTTCCAAGCAATGGCAAGTTAGGCATTGATAAATTAGCTATCCAGGTCGATAACTATGTCAAGAGTCATTTTAGTCCGACTCAAGCCCTCGATCTGGTTGGTTTGAGTATGGGAGGGATTATTGGTCGCTATTACATCCAAAAAATGGGGGGAATAGAACGTATTAAACGATATATCAGCTTAGCTTCGCCCCATCAAGGGACTATTATTGCTTACTTTTCTCAAACTCCAGCCGCTATTCAAATGCGACCAAATAGTGCTTTACTGACAGAACTAAATCAAGACAGCACTTGGTTAGCAAAACTAGATGTCACATCCATTTGGACACCTTGGGATTTAATGATTGTACCTGCCTATAGTTCCCGTTTACCCGTAACCCAAGAAGAAGTCTTACACGTTAGTTTTCATGGCTTGGTGGCTAGAAATAAGGCTGTCATAGCCGCAGTTATTAAAAGTCTATCTCAAAAGCTTGGTGCTTCAGATCGAAATATAGCGATCGAGTAA